A genomic segment from Nicotiana sylvestris chromosome 1, ASM39365v2, whole genome shotgun sequence encodes:
- the LOC138891234 gene encoding uncharacterized protein — protein MNGFWWRGKGGDTGGIRWMSWKGLCKRKEDGGLGFREVQNFNLAMLAKTTWSLLTRPEALVSRIYKARYFPTGDLLSATVGNNPSYVCGSLCAGLQVLEGGCVRCIGDGRTTKIFHTPWLPSEQLQVIQSVCNNGMEEMVVSELIYEETRTWSEVKLETVFNAQEIELIQKIPLSSTLEQDKWMWLFDPKGMYTVRGGYMRLYDQVRHEIEASRRRLWQSLWQLRTPPKIKKLYVENDEQRAPNM, from the coding sequence ATGAATGGGTTCTGGTGGCGTGGAAAAGGTGGTGACACTGGGGGAATAAGATGGATGTCATGGAAAGGGCTATGCAAACGAAAAGAAGATGGGGGATTGGGATTTCGAGAGGTGCAAAATTTTAATTTGGCTATGCTAGCAAAAACAACATGGAGTTTGTTGACACGACCGGAGGCACTAGTGAGCCGAATATATAAAGCTCGATACTTCCCTACAGGAGATTTGCTTTCAGCAACAGTGGGAAATAACCCCAGTTATGTTTGTGGCTCATTATGCGCGGGGTTACAGGTTTTAGAAGGGGGATGTGTTAGGTGTATTGGAGATGGACGTACAACAAAAATATTCCATACTCCATGGCTACCATCCGAGCAATTGCAAGTTATTCAGAGTGTGTGCAATAATGGGATGGAGGAGATGGTCGTGTCAGAATTAATATATGAGGAGACTCGAACATGGAGCGAAGTGAAGCTGGAGACAGTGTTTAATGCACAGGAGATTGAACTAATACAAAAAATACCACTAAGCTCGACCTTAGAGCAGGATAAATGGATGTGGTTGTTCGATCCAAAGGGCATGTATACAGTCCGTGGAGGTTACATGAGACTTTATGATCAAGTCAGACATGAAATTGAGGCAAGTCGTCGACGACTTTGGCAATCATTATGGCAGCTGCGAACCCCACCAAAGATAAAAAAACTTTATGTGGAGAACGATGAACAACGTGCTCCCAACATGTGA